AAAGCCCTACCTCGAGCTGATCGATATCAACTCGCCGGACTGGAATCCTTGACCAAGCCTGCCTGAGTCAGCGCATCCCAGCCTCCGTGTAATGCGCGGACCTCGGGAATGAAGCCGAGATCACGAATGCGCTTTGCCACTTCCTTGCTGGTGCCGCATCCGGCGCTGCCGCAGTAAACGAGGACTCGCTGCGCCGTGCCGAGCTTCTCCAGTGAGGCCTCGATCTGCTCGTCGAAGGAGGTATCGCCACCGAGGGTGACGGGGATGGAGCCGGCGATGCCATTCCGCTTCCAATCTGCGGCAGGCCGGGCATCGACCCACAGGAAGGAACCCTCCGGCCACTCCGCTTGCACCGTGGCCAGGCAGATTTCCTCGGGGGATAGCGTCGCGGGATCACAGGCGACGACCCGCGAGGGCGGGCCCG
The DNA window shown above is from Luteolibacter flavescens and carries:
- a CDS encoding rhodanese-like domain-containing protein gives rise to the protein MKAITELALVIGCASLGALATWKIAGPPSRVVACDPATLSPEEICLATVQAEWPEGSFLWVDARPAADWKRNGIAGSIPVTLGGDTSFDEQIEASLEKLGTAQRVLVYCGSAGCGTSKEVAKRIRDLGFIPEVRALHGGWDALTQAGLVKDSSPAS